In Tsuneonella dongtanensis, a single window of DNA contains:
- a CDS encoding MarR family winged helix-turn-helix transcriptional regulator, producing the protein MDKNMPYLLTDSARLLRRAFNERVRKTGATSQQARLLLNIERMPDQNQAYYAEKLEIEPITLCRMVDRMEEAGLIERRADPGDRRARVLHLTERSRGEIERIRSGLAGLIETMLDGFDDSEQAQLAAMLARISENLSVPAEELAVNG; encoded by the coding sequence ATGGACAAGAACATGCCGTACCTGCTGACCGATAGTGCCCGGCTGTTGCGGCGAGCCTTCAACGAGCGTGTCCGCAAGACCGGCGCGACCTCGCAGCAGGCGCGGCTCCTGCTCAACATCGAGCGCATGCCCGACCAGAATCAGGCGTACTACGCCGAGAAACTCGAGATCGAGCCGATCACCCTCTGCCGCATGGTGGATCGCATGGAAGAGGCGGGCCTTATCGAACGGCGCGCCGATCCGGGCGATCGCCGGGCGCGCGTCCTCCATCTGACCGAACGGAGCAGGGGCGAGATCGAGCGCATACGTTCCGGCCTCGCGGGCCTGATCGAGACGATGCTCGACGGGTTCGACGATTCCGAGCAGGCCCAGCTTGCCGCCATGCTCGCGCGCATATCGGAGAACCTTTCGGTCCCGGCGGAGGAGCTTGCCGTCAATGGCTGA
- a CDS encoding 2-hydroxychromene-2-carboxylate isomerase, giving the protein MTLHADLYFSFRSPYSYLAIGRYRALSESHTVDIALRPVYPLAIRQPDFFERNHPNWLRYTFIDMFRVAQMEGIPFGPPRPDPIVQNPMTREIAAEQPYIRRVTRLGQAAARRGKGLAFAAEAGRLIWGGAENWHEGDHLAGAAARSGLDLAELDAEVAAEPDALDAEIAANQQALEDAGHWGVPTLVFEGEPFFGQDRIAMAIWRMEQKGLVPR; this is encoded by the coding sequence ATGACCTTGCACGCGGACCTCTACTTCAGCTTTCGCAGCCCTTACAGCTATCTGGCGATCGGTCGCTACCGGGCGCTGAGCGAATCCCATACCGTCGATATCGCGCTGCGGCCGGTCTATCCGCTGGCGATCAGGCAGCCCGATTTCTTCGAGCGCAACCACCCGAACTGGCTGCGCTACACCTTTATCGACATGTTTCGCGTGGCGCAGATGGAAGGCATACCTTTCGGCCCACCGCGGCCCGATCCGATCGTGCAAAACCCGATGACGCGCGAGATCGCCGCCGAGCAGCCGTATATCCGCAGAGTGACCCGGCTGGGCCAGGCTGCGGCGCGGCGCGGCAAGGGACTGGCGTTCGCAGCGGAAGCGGGCAGACTGATCTGGGGCGGAGCGGAAAACTGGCACGAGGGTGACCATCTCGCGGGCGCGGCAGCGCGTTCCGGCCTCGACCTTGCCGAGCTCGACGCGGAAGTCGCGGCCGAACCCGATGCGCTCGACGCAGAGATCGCGGCCAACCAGCAGGCGCTGGAGGACGCCGGCCACTGGGGCGTCCCGACGCTGGTGTTCGAGGGTGAGCCGTTCTTCGGGCAGGACCGGATCGCCATGGCGATCTGGCGGATGGAGCAGAAGGGCCTTGTACCGCGCTAG
- a CDS encoding GFA family protein, translated as MIETKTGGCQCGRVRYSAKVDPAKAYLCHCRMCQRATGGVAAAFVQARCDEVEWEGEPDFYASSPIAERPFCAHCGTPIGFRFTGSGDHMDLTIGSFDDPSDFVPSSHAGAESLHEAWLDTSSLPRTRTDEIPKLVEKWRSVGRDVPE; from the coding sequence ATGATTGAGACGAAGACCGGCGGCTGCCAGTGTGGCCGCGTGCGCTATTCGGCCAAGGTCGACCCGGCCAAGGCGTACCTGTGCCATTGCCGCATGTGCCAGCGCGCGACCGGGGGCGTCGCCGCAGCCTTTGTCCAAGCGCGATGTGATGAGGTGGAATGGGAAGGCGAACCCGACTTCTATGCAAGCTCTCCCATCGCGGAACGTCCGTTCTGCGCGCATTGCGGAACGCCGATCGGTTTCCGCTTCACCGGCTCTGGCGACCACATGGACCTGACCATCGGCAGTTTCGACGACCCGTCGGACTTCGTGCCGTCCAGTCACGCCGGCGCGGAAAGCCTGCACGAGGCGTGGCTCGACACCAGCTCACTGCCGCGCACGCGCACGGACGAAATTCCCAAACTGGTCGAGAAGTGGCGCTCCGTGGGCCGCGACGTCCCCGAATGA
- a CDS encoding SAM-dependent methyltransferase — MTDFTMTPVGYVRGGRAEALDDDWGGSEATIELDPARFDADALLGLDQFSHAEIVFVFDKVPDHKIETGARHPRGREDWPRIGIFAQRGKNRPNRIGLTTCEIVAVDGTRLHVRGLDAIDGTPVLDIKPAMRGFQPRGQLREPGWAGEIMAEYW, encoded by the coding sequence ATGACAGACTTCACGATGACACCGGTCGGATACGTCCGCGGAGGGCGCGCGGAGGCGCTCGACGACGACTGGGGCGGGAGCGAGGCCACGATCGAGCTCGACCCGGCACGTTTCGACGCGGATGCCCTGCTCGGGCTCGACCAGTTCAGTCATGCCGAAATCGTGTTCGTGTTCGACAAGGTCCCCGACCACAAGATCGAGACCGGCGCTCGCCATCCGCGCGGGCGCGAGGATTGGCCGCGCATCGGCATCTTCGCGCAGCGCGGCAAGAACCGCCCCAACCGGATCGGGCTGACGACTTGCGAGATCGTCGCCGTCGATGGGACCCGGCTCCATGTCCGCGGGCTCGATGCGATCGACGGCACGCCGGTGCTCGACATCAAGCCGGCGATGCGCGGATTCCAGCCGCGCGGACAATTGCGCGAACCCGGCTGGGCCGGCGAGATCATGGCGGAATACTGGTGA
- a CDS encoding GFA family protein codes for MNDLFADTLEGGCNCGAVRYTLSPGFRIGPYACHCTLCQTRTGSAFAEHTMVSRAALAVTGAQKCGKTANPSGAEVTLWGCNECGARVWGENASRPGFATLRCGTLDLSAEVVPVGHIWVSSKQPWIALPEGAKAMDEQPRTPEEWMRELGTAA; via the coding sequence ATGAACGATCTCTTCGCCGACACGCTCGAGGGCGGCTGCAACTGCGGCGCGGTGCGCTACACGCTCTCGCCGGGTTTCCGCATCGGGCCCTACGCGTGCCACTGTACGCTGTGCCAGACGCGCACCGGCAGCGCATTTGCCGAACACACGATGGTGTCGCGCGCGGCGCTTGCGGTCACGGGAGCGCAAAAGTGCGGCAAGACCGCCAATCCGAGCGGTGCTGAAGTGACCTTGTGGGGTTGCAACGAGTGCGGCGCGCGGGTGTGGGGCGAGAACGCGAGCCGACCGGGCTTCGCCACCTTGCGCTGCGGAACCCTCGATCTCAGTGCCGAGGTCGTCCCGGTCGGCCATATCTGGGTGTCGAGCAAGCAGCCCTGGATCGCGCTCCCCGAGGGCGCCAAGGCGATGGACGAACAACCGCGCACGCCCGAGGAATGGATGCGCGAACTGGGTACTGCCGCATGA
- a CDS encoding HlyD family secretion protein, producing the protein MAEADPVIVQAKDEAAAPPPAPAARKFRGLILMLSLPIALLIGGGIYWWTLQGKVSTDNAYVQQDKVSLSSEVGGRIVEVAVSDGQVVKAGDLLFRIDPEPYRLQIAQADAAIAIAQANVTALAGSADLSGSDIAAAREEIAFNQATLNRQQALWTRGFTTKADLEAAQHAVAEARARLSAAEARRAAAQAKLATGTQVPGENPQVAAGRAERALAELNLSRTEVRAPVSGRIAQADRLQLGQSVLQGLPVLTLVATGKSFVEANFKETDLAEMAVGQPAEVRFDAYPGLVVKGRVESIGAGTGSEFSVLPAQNATGNWVKVTQRVPVRIAIEGNPGRQMIAGLSTHVTVFTDGRK; encoded by the coding sequence ATGGCTGAGGCGGATCCGGTCATCGTGCAGGCGAAGGACGAGGCCGCCGCACCGCCGCCCGCCCCCGCGGCCCGCAAGTTCCGCGGGCTCATCCTCATGCTGTCCCTGCCCATAGCCCTGCTCATCGGCGGCGGGATCTACTGGTGGACCCTCCAGGGCAAGGTTTCGACCGACAACGCTTATGTCCAGCAGGACAAGGTTTCGCTCAGTTCGGAAGTGGGCGGACGTATCGTCGAGGTCGCGGTCAGCGACGGACAGGTCGTGAAAGCGGGCGACCTCCTCTTCCGCATCGATCCCGAGCCCTACCGGCTGCAGATCGCCCAGGCGGATGCCGCCATCGCCATTGCGCAGGCGAATGTGACCGCGCTTGCCGGCTCGGCCGACCTGTCGGGCAGCGACATCGCCGCCGCTCGCGAGGAAATCGCCTTCAACCAGGCCACTCTCAATCGCCAGCAGGCACTGTGGACCCGCGGCTTTACGACCAAAGCCGATCTCGAGGCGGCCCAGCACGCGGTCGCCGAGGCGCGCGCGCGGCTCAGCGCCGCCGAAGCGCGCCGCGCGGCCGCGCAGGCCAAGCTTGCGACCGGCACTCAGGTCCCGGGCGAAAACCCGCAGGTCGCGGCAGGTCGTGCCGAGCGCGCCCTGGCCGAACTCAACCTCTCGCGCACCGAGGTCAGAGCTCCCGTCAGCGGCCGGATCGCGCAGGCCGACCGGCTCCAGCTTGGACAGTCGGTCCTGCAAGGGCTGCCGGTCCTCACCCTCGTCGCCACCGGCAAGAGCTTTGTGGAAGCCAACTTCAAGGAAACCGACCTGGCCGAGATGGCGGTGGGCCAGCCCGCCGAAGTGCGGTTCGACGCCTACCCGGGCCTGGTCGTGAAGGGTCGCGTCGAGTCGATCGGCGCAGGGACCGGATCGGAGTTCTCGGTCCTCCCCGCGCAGAACGCCACGGGCAACTGGGTCAAGGTAACCCAGCGTGTGCCGGTGCGGATCGCGATCGAGGGCAACCCCGGGCGCCAGATGATTGCCGGGCTCTCGACCCACGTCACCGTTTTCACCGACGGCCGCAAGTAA
- a CDS encoding alpha/beta fold hydrolase — MTEIRTETHPGFDGQPVAVHRMGAGRPVLLLHGLFSEANTNWIKFGHAAKLVDAGFEAIMPDFRAHGASAKPHDPAAYPPDVLVRDTFALVEELGLDDYDLVGFSLGSRTAARSVIAGLEPRRLVLSGMGLEGLAGWNRRSAFFLDAIARFDEVKHGDPAFMAVAFMKTQKVDRVAAKLLLESVGDTDPADLEKIAMPTLVLCGAQDRDNGDPVKLTEALPDAIHVEIPGTHMGSVTESMLGDELVRFLTA, encoded by the coding sequence ATGACCGAAATCCGGACCGAGACGCACCCCGGCTTCGACGGGCAGCCGGTCGCCGTGCATCGCATGGGCGCGGGACGCCCGGTGTTGTTGCTTCACGGCCTGTTTTCCGAAGCGAACACCAACTGGATCAAGTTCGGCCACGCGGCCAAACTCGTCGACGCGGGATTCGAGGCGATCATGCCGGACTTCCGCGCACACGGGGCAAGCGCCAAGCCGCACGACCCGGCCGCCTATCCGCCCGATGTGCTCGTGCGCGATACCTTTGCACTGGTGGAGGAGCTTGGCCTCGACGATTACGATCTCGTCGGTTTCTCGCTGGGGTCGCGGACCGCGGCGCGCAGCGTCATCGCCGGGCTGGAGCCGCGCCGCCTCGTCCTGTCGGGCATGGGTCTTGAGGGCCTGGCGGGCTGGAACCGCCGCTCGGCCTTCTTCCTCGACGCCATCGCGCGGTTCGACGAGGTGAAGCACGGCGATCCCGCATTTATGGCGGTCGCATTCATGAAGACCCAGAAAGTCGACCGCGTTGCCGCGAAGCTGCTGCTCGAATCGGTCGGCGACACCGATCCTGCCGACCTCGAGAAGATCGCCATGCCCACGCTGGTGCTATGCGGTGCGCAGGACCGCGACAATGGCGATCCGGTGAAGCTGACCGAGGCGCTTCCCGATGCCATCCACGTCGAGATCCCCGGCACACACATGGGATCGGTCACGGAAAGCATGCTGGGAGACGAGCTGGTCCGCTTTCTGACCGCTTGA
- a CDS encoding M2 family metallopeptidase, with amino-acid sequence MKFAPVARWAIAAALVAPVAVPAVAHEESVPTAAEAKAFVDEAAAAYRDQAIRTSRTSWVYQTYINQDSAALNAEQEAILTKMQVENAAKAAAFAKAPGLDYDTDRILNRMRTLITTPAPTRAGAAEQVAELKGGNQGAYGKGKGTLNGQPISGSDIEAAMGTNRNPDELKEMWVSWHDNVGAPMKDDYAQFVALMNEGARELGYADTGALWRSNYDMDPDAFAAMTERLWLETKPLYEALHTYTRTKLNEKYGDAVQARTGPIRADLLGNMWAQEWGNIYDIVAPAGAGDIGYDTTELLMAKNYDPVKMVKAGEGFFSSLGFDPLPDTFWTRSLFVKPADREVICHASAWNVDQVDDLRIKMCTKVNGDDFVTVHHELGHNYYQRAYNKQNVFYLSGANDGFHEAIGDAVALSMTPEYLVQIGLLDRDMVPSADKDLGLLLREAMDKVAFLPFGLLIDRYRWDLFSGKVQPADYGKHWVDMKRQYQGVVPPVDRGPDTFDAGAKYHIPANVPYTRYFLARILQFQFYKAACDQAGWKGPLHRCSFYGNKEVGKKLNAMLAMGASKPWPDALEAFTGTREISAKPMLEYFAPLKKWLDQQNKGEKAGW; translated from the coding sequence ATGAAGTTCGCACCCGTCGCCCGCTGGGCGATCGCTGCCGCGCTCGTCGCGCCCGTTGCCGTGCCTGCCGTCGCGCACGAAGAAAGTGTTCCTACCGCTGCCGAAGCCAAGGCCTTTGTCGACGAGGCGGCCGCCGCCTATCGCGACCAGGCCATCCGCACCTCCCGTACCAGCTGGGTCTACCAGACGTATATCAATCAGGATTCCGCCGCCCTGAACGCCGAGCAGGAAGCGATCCTCACCAAGATGCAGGTGGAGAATGCGGCGAAGGCCGCTGCTTTCGCAAAGGCGCCGGGCCTCGATTACGACACCGACCGCATCCTGAACCGCATGCGGACGCTGATCACCACGCCCGCGCCGACGCGCGCGGGCGCAGCCGAGCAGGTCGCAGAGCTCAAGGGCGGCAACCAGGGTGCCTATGGCAAGGGCAAGGGCACGCTGAACGGCCAGCCGATCAGCGGCAGCGACATCGAGGCCGCGATGGGCACGAACCGCAATCCTGACGAGCTGAAGGAGATGTGGGTCAGCTGGCACGACAACGTCGGGGCGCCGATGAAGGACGATTATGCCCAGTTCGTGGCCCTGATGAACGAGGGCGCGCGCGAACTCGGTTACGCCGATACCGGAGCGCTGTGGCGGTCCAATTACGACATGGACCCCGACGCCTTCGCGGCGATGACCGAGCGCCTGTGGCTCGAGACGAAGCCGCTCTACGAGGCGCTGCACACCTACACCCGCACGAAGCTCAACGAAAAGTATGGCGACGCGGTGCAGGCCCGGACCGGCCCGATCCGTGCCGACCTTCTGGGTAACATGTGGGCACAGGAGTGGGGCAATATCTACGACATCGTAGCCCCCGCAGGTGCCGGCGACATCGGCTACGACACGACCGAGCTGCTCATGGCCAAGAACTACGACCCGGTGAAGATGGTCAAGGCGGGCGAGGGTTTCTTCTCGTCGCTCGGCTTCGATCCGCTCCCGGACACGTTCTGGACCCGCAGCCTGTTTGTGAAGCCCGCCGACCGCGAGGTCATCTGCCATGCCAGCGCGTGGAACGTGGACCAGGTCGACGATCTGCGGATCAAGATGTGCACCAAGGTCAACGGAGACGACTTCGTCACCGTCCACCACGAACTCGGCCACAACTACTACCAGCGCGCCTACAACAAGCAGAACGTGTTCTACCTCAGCGGCGCTAACGACGGCTTCCACGAAGCGATCGGCGACGCGGTGGCGCTGTCGATGACGCCCGAGTACCTCGTCCAGATCGGGCTTCTCGACAGGGACATGGTGCCGAGCGCGGACAAGGACCTTGGCCTTCTGCTGCGCGAGGCGATGGACAAGGTCGCGTTCCTGCCGTTCGGCCTGCTCATCGACCGCTATCGCTGGGATCTGTTCAGCGGCAAGGTGCAGCCGGCCGACTACGGCAAGCACTGGGTGGACATGAAGCGCCAGTACCAGGGCGTGGTCCCGCCGGTCGATCGTGGACCTGACACCTTCGACGCCGGCGCCAAGTATCACATTCCCGCGAACGTGCCGTATACCCGCTACTTCCTCGCCCGGATCCTGCAGTTCCAGTTCTACAAGGCCGCCTGCGACCAAGCCGGCTGGAAGGGCCCGCTGCACCGCTGTTCGTTCTACGGCAACAAGGAAGTCGGCAAGAAGCTCAATGCCATGCTGGCGATGGGCGCGTCGAAGCCCTGGCCCGACGCGCTGGAGGCCTTCACCGGCACCCGCGAGATCAGCGCCAAGCCGATGCTGGAGTACTTCGCGCCGCTCAAGAAGTGGCTCGATCAGCAGAACAAGGGCGAGAAGGCCGGCTGGTAA
- a CDS encoding DHA2 family efflux MFS transporter permease subunit: MASAAAAPGSRAGSAPEIEDVAALPSPNQPALIVGAMTASLMYMLDSTVANVALPHMQASLGASPDTITWVLTSYILATSVAMPITGWLADRIGARRLFVIAVSGFILASMACGLAQNLEEMVSFRVLQGVFGAFIAPLSQSFMLDSSRPSRQPTVMAIWSAGIMIGPIMGPIVGGLLTESGNWRWVFYINVPVGALSIAMLLAGLPRRPLRERRFDLAGFAMIGFALASIQLLLDRGPQIDWFESAEAWIYAGVAISGLWMAVIRFATARQPLVPPSLFMDRNFAIAFVLMLVIGVVMFATMALLPPLLQRNLGYDVVDTGFVMAPRGIGVLISMQLSGLLLNRQVDPRYMVAAGFLISDLAMWQMMHWSLEVDQFHVVWTGFLQGLGLGLVFMPMNLTAFGTLPPQLRTDGSSMLNLARNVGSSIGISIVTVLWGASVQTVHEELGATVTVSSVLDVDLSTADRYQGLGASALSAIDMEVNRQASMIGYANDFYLLFWLTLATLPLVFLMRKVVRPPARPGS; encoded by the coding sequence ATGGCCAGCGCCGCGGCGGCGCCGGGTTCGCGGGCCGGGTCGGCACCGGAAATCGAGGACGTTGCCGCACTGCCATCGCCCAACCAGCCCGCGCTCATCGTCGGGGCGATGACCGCATCGCTGATGTACATGCTCGACAGCACGGTCGCCAACGTGGCGCTGCCGCACATGCAGGCGTCCCTCGGCGCATCGCCGGATACGATCACCTGGGTGCTCACGAGCTATATCCTCGCGACCTCCGTCGCGATGCCGATCACCGGCTGGCTGGCCGACCGGATTGGCGCACGCCGCCTGTTCGTCATCGCAGTCAGCGGCTTCATCCTCGCCTCGATGGCCTGCGGGCTGGCGCAGAACCTCGAGGAAATGGTCAGCTTCCGCGTGCTGCAGGGTGTGTTCGGGGCATTCATCGCGCCGCTCAGCCAGAGTTTCATGCTCGACAGCAGCCGCCCGAGCCGCCAGCCGACGGTCATGGCGATCTGGTCCGCGGGAATCATGATCGGGCCGATCATGGGTCCGATCGTCGGCGGGCTTCTGACCGAAAGCGGCAACTGGCGCTGGGTGTTTTACATCAACGTGCCCGTCGGCGCCCTGTCGATCGCGATGCTGCTGGCAGGCCTGCCGCGAAGGCCGCTGCGCGAGCGCCGCTTCGACCTGGCAGGCTTCGCGATGATCGGCTTTGCCCTCGCCTCGATCCAGCTCCTGCTCGACCGCGGTCCGCAGATCGACTGGTTCGAATCCGCCGAGGCCTGGATCTACGCGGGGGTCGCGATATCGGGCCTCTGGATGGCGGTGATCCGCTTCGCGACCGCACGCCAGCCGCTCGTGCCGCCGTCGCTGTTCATGGATCGCAATTTCGCCATCGCCTTCGTCCTGATGCTGGTCATCGGCGTGGTGATGTTCGCGACCATGGCGCTGCTGCCGCCCCTGCTCCAGCGTAACCTCGGCTACGACGTGGTCGACACCGGCTTCGTGATGGCGCCGCGCGGGATCGGCGTGCTCATCAGCATGCAGCTCAGCGGCCTCCTGCTCAACCGCCAGGTCGATCCGCGATACATGGTGGCGGCCGGGTTTTTGATCAGCGACCTTGCGATGTGGCAGATGATGCACTGGTCGCTTGAGGTGGACCAGTTCCACGTCGTCTGGACGGGCTTCCTGCAAGGACTGGGGCTCGGGCTGGTGTTCATGCCGATGAACCTCACCGCTTTCGGCACCCTGCCGCCGCAGTTGCGGACCGACGGGTCGAGCATGCTCAACCTGGCCCGCAACGTCGGCTCGTCGATCGGGATATCGATCGTGACCGTGCTCTGGGGTGCGAGCGTGCAGACCGTCCACGAGGAACTCGGCGCGACGGTGACCGTCTCCAGCGTGCTCGACGTCGACCTGTCCACCGCCGACAGATATCAGGGACTGGGTGCATCCGCGCTTAGCGCGATCGACATGGAGGTGAACCGGCAAGCCTCGATGATCGGCTACGCCAACGATTTCTACCTGTTGTTCTGGCTAACGCTGGCCACGCTTCCGCTGGTCTTCCTGATGCGCAAGGTCGTCCGGCCGCCGGCGCGGCCCGGCTCCTAG